The DNA window taaagcataattcaactaattcaaacaaattctCGACTAAAAAACTCGATTACGTAGGTAGAATGAGGAACGAGTAATGCTCGTTTTCATAGAACTACACATTTGAAAATTTCGAGATTATCTTGTTAATCAAATATCTTAAGGCAAGAAAATTTCTTTGAGTTGCGAGTTACTAtgcaagcaagattgatcatgtcaaacttaaatgattctaaacatgccgTCTAAAACACATTTTTTAGTCTGTTTTACAATgataacatacatgactttatataggctcaaaatgaaaatcggttgacataaaataaatttttttatatcaaataaatgagtcaaatttaaaataatttaattttaatatataatttgtaaagtttaaagattattattattattttattttatttttttgagtgggttttatattttattgaaaataatatattattttatattttatttttataaacccGTGAGCGTGAGAAGTGGGTAGGCATCGCCCATCGGCGTTCACGAGATTATTATACAACAAAAGACTCACAATCTCcgagaaaagtccaaaaaggacaaatgTGGGACCCACTCACTAATATAAAGTTAGGGGCAGAGATGTAAAATCACAAATTCCACTCCTCTTATCTCCCCCATCCCCTTCCCACACCCCATGCTTCCCACTTCcaacttaaaattccacttttatttatttatttatttattttcttttctttttaaatttttattttatttgtggcTGAAATTTAACCGCAATATTTAGCTTATAGGTTGCCcaaataaactatatattaaaaaaaattgtacatagttaattgaaattatttggtgtattttatttttcttttaaatataataaaagcaCTTTAGTAATTCTCAAAAGGTTACACGTGTGTTAGGGTGtgagtttaatttaatttaacattttaattttaattttatttggtaaGTCTAGAGActaggggaacaaaacatttttcacaagggtgtgaaaacttctcaccagtagacgcattttaaaattttgaggttgacgacgatacctaacgggccaaagcggataagtgggcttgagttgttacaatgatatcagagccagacaccagacagTATGTCAGGGAGGATGCTGGTCCTAATGGAGTGGAtcgtgagatttcacatcgtttggagaggggaacaaaacattctttataagggtgtagaaacttctctctaatagacgcgttttaaaaccatgaagctgagacaatacgtaacagtgcgaaagcgaacaatatatgttagcagtgggtttgagctgttacactaTCCTGTACCAATaatggattaaaaatatttattaaaatgttattaaattataCTCACATTGATatattagtatttaaaaagatTGACATTAAGTGGGATGGTTGAGAATATAGTTTCGTCTCAAGCCTATTATGCTAAAGGAGAAATAATGAAATGGATCCAAACTTTAACTGGATaagataatatttaatttattataaaaataaattctttatttgCAATGGTAGGTAGAACAAAGACATCTAAAATTTCTACTCATAAAATGTTCGTGTATATACATAAAGCGAGAGGAGGGCAAGAATTTGGCGGGATTGAGGGCGAATATAATTCGGTCCCGGGACGCGTTGAGTTAAAGGAGAGAAATCTCTTCCAAGTTCGGACTTAAAccaaatatttgtaaaataataattaaaaataaatatataaaaaaaaacttgaaacaaAATTCCTTATTTGCAATGGCGTGGTGGGTAGAACGTGAAGGCATCAAACAAGTAAAAGTTAAATCTATAAAACCGCCCACTCACTCATCCTTCTCCCACACTCACAAACACAACCTCTCAAACCTCAGTTTCTTTCACAAATCATCACAATGGAGGAACTCTACAACAAACCCATTAAAGCTCAGGTAAGAACACAAGGAATTCCTTCTCCAATGGCTTCTTTCGCTAAAATCTCTTCAAAAGCTTCCATTTTTTATGGCTTTTAGCTTCAAATCCACCGACCCATTTCCCCTTTATAGCATTTGAACAAACccttttaacctttttttgaAATGCGTTCATGTTTTTACTTTGTgtttagaatgaaaatgttgttcttgttttcacAGGTAGTGAAAATGGCGATTTTGGTGCTTATTCTGGCGGCGGCGATGATGGGGGAAGTTGAGGGGAGGAAGGGGAGAAAGCACAGAAAGGGGAGGATTGTGGAGGGCAAGATGATTGAATATGGGGCTATAAGTTGCAGAGCCCACAGTGCTTCCATAACGGACTTCGGCGGCGTTGGCGACGGAGAGACGTCGAATACGAAGGCGTTTCAGGCGGCTGTGGAGCGGCTCAGCCAATACGCCGGCGATGGTGGCGCTCAGCTGTATGTGCCGGCGGGGAGGTGGCTTACCGGCAGCTTCAACCTCACCAGTCATTTTACTCTGTTTCTGCATCAGGATGCTGTCCTGCTTGCTTCTCAGGTTTCACCTTTCTCTACCCTCTCTCTATCTGACATTTTTCtccttaaattattttttaaaatgtctctatttattttttaaaatatttttttcttctaaattcacaattttgaattttgaatagaatttagtagatttataaattaaaaaaatataaaattataaggagaagaaaatatgaaataatttctaaaatttaccgattaaattaatataaaattttatacaataaaaaaaatatttctttgagTAAAATTTACGAAAACATTATAAGACAATGACAAAAACGCCCAAATGTTCACTTTTTTTGAAATCATTCCTTTTCATGTGAAGACAATATTGCTACTAGAATGCTCGTTACcgtttttgtaatttatgtttgtttcctcataattaatttttactatattttttaccttttaaaaaatatttaaattttttgttgaatttcaaaaataaaaataattttttatatttatagaagagataattaattaaaagaagtcAAAGGCAAAGACATTGGTGTCTTGAGCTGATGGGTCAAAAGTTGGGGCagtttcttcaactttttctaAGTGGTTTTAAAACCAACAACAAGAAATtgaatgattttgaaatccATTGGATTCCATGTAAATTAGGTCCTTAAATTATGCCTTAACCATTTGAAATCCAAACACTTGCTGTGGTTAGGTCAGCTAAAGTTGTTAAACCGACTCTAAGGTTAAGGTCCATCCCCATCTAACAAAATCATCGGGTCGAGAGAATCTTAAATCAACTAGACTTGTCGATCCAACAACTATAAAATTTgactgattttcaacttctttgaTAGGATCTGAATGAATGGTCTGTGGTTGAACCGCTGCCATCCTACGGTCATGGAAGGGACACATCGGGGGGACGGTACATCAGTTTAATCTTTGGAACAAACCTCACTGATGTTGTCATCACAGGTAAATATCCCACTGCTATACCCTCCTGTCTGtctctcatttttcttgaCTGGTGTCTGAAAATTTGAGTGCAACACAATCGACATCAGGAAACAATGGTACGATTGACGGTCAGGGTGATCGCTGGTGGCAGCTGTTTCATCAGGGAAAGCTTAAGTACACCCGACCGTACTTGATCGAGATCATGTATTCCAGCAATATACAGATATCGAATCTGACCCTGCTGAATTCTCCATCTTGGAATGTTCATCCTGTTTACAGCAGGTAACCAATTAGTTATTTCATAGGAACAATGAGTACAACATTCAACATTCCCAGATTTGATTCACTTGCAAATGCTATGCAGCAACCTTGTTATTCAAGGCATCACCATTATCGCTCCAGTTCGATCTCCGAATACAGACGGTATCAACCCAGGTTTGTTCACCAAAGCAACTCGAACTTTTCAAGTAGTTTTATACATCTTGTTAAACCAATGACCGACTTCATCTGCAGATTCCTGCACAAACGTTAGAATTGAAGATTGTTACATAGTATCTGGAGATGATTGTGTAGCTGTTAAGAGTGGCTGGGATGAGTATGGCATAAGATTTGGATGGCCGACTAAGCAACTGGTCATCAGACGCCTCACATGCATTTCGCCTACAAGTGCTGTAATTGCACTGGGAAGTGAGATGTCGGGTGGGATCCAAGATGTCCGAGCCGAAGACATCACAGCCATCAATTCCGAATCCGGGGTCAGGATCAAAACTGGCATAGGAAGGGGAGGATATGTAAAAGACATATATGTAAGGAGGATGACAATGCATACCATGAAATGGGCATTTTGGATGACAGGCAATTACGGGTCACATGCTGATAAGAAATACGACCCCCACGCATTGCCTGTAATTCAAGGAATCAACTACAGGGATATAGTCGTTGAAAACGCAACAATGGCAGCGAGATTGGAGGGAATTTCGGGTGACTCATTTACAGATATCTGCATTTCCAATGTGACAATCAGCATGGCACCAAAGGCCAAGAAACAGCCATGGACTTGCACTGATGTTGAGGGAATAACCAGCCAGGTTACTCCTCCACCGTGCAGTCTGTTACCCGATCAGGGTGAAGAAAAGATTACAACATGCAAATTTCCAGAGGACACTATACCAATTGAAGCAGTCGAGTTGAGAAAATGCTCATATCAAATCAGTCATGTATGAAGCTTTCTTGCTGTGTACCAGCAAAAGCAATATCGAGTCAATATATCGTTACCGATGGCATAAAAATCTATCTAAAAATGTTCTGTAAGACCTGTATTCTACCTTTCCAGCACAGTTCTGATTAATATAGGCTGGACTCACCCATAGAATGTCATCTTGATTTCTCTTTAAAAGCAACTAGCGAGTAAATGAAGTTATAtgccaaaaaaaaactagGAAAACGATGAGATAAGATGAGGAAAATGTTCAAGATGTGAGAAGGATCCAACCATCAAGTAAAATTCACAAACCCACTGCCAATTTCTGCAGCTAACTTGCAAATGTTCACCGGCAAGGTTGGCGGTTCTAGACCGCGACACGCCGCATGAAAACTCATGCTTCTGATCTTTTCCTTCTGTCACTGCATCAGCAAACAAAGTTTTAAGAGACACAATGTCATAATCCAGTGGCTATAATTATAGTATGTGACCGGTAAAGAAAACTTTAGTCAGCAAAGCTTCTACTTGAACATGATAtacttttccatttcattctcATTGCATAGTACAACATTACACACTCAAAccacaaaattaagaaaacataaaCTATTCTTACACAGGCTATACTATGACAAGCAAGACAAGATATTGTACATTCACCAATCAAAAGATGGGAAAATAACCAGTTGAACCCTTTCATATAGACGAGCAAGCTCAGACTCCGTCACGGTTGCCTTGTAGACAGCCCCTCATTCCCTGATCAAATACTATTTCACTTGATCTAAGATTTGAAAGCAATGCATCACGTCCAGATAAAACAATGTAAAAAAACTCATCAACTTGTTTTGTAAGATGATCAACACCTTGTGTAAGCTTTTCTGCCTCGCTCCTCAAATCTACaatcaaattttgacattCTTCCACTTTCATGCCACCATCAATATTTTCTTGAATCATAGAGTGCAGTTTTTTTACACGCTCATCAACTGCATTAAGATCTCTCAACGCAGTAAACCTTCCACTggaatgatttattttaattcccatatttacatttttctgTAATTCAGTAAACGCTTGTGCCCATCTGTATGTATCCGGAACATTGATGGATAACAGCCTTTTGGAAGAACCGGAGAAGGCATAAGCAAAAACACTGCAAATAAACAAAGTTGCCACCTTCACTCCGTACATCACTTGCATCAAAACCTTGCCTTTGGGTGAGTTCTTGACCTTCGGAAGATCAAGTAATTCCTCAAGATGGTCCATAATAGGAGAACGGTTCTCAACTCTGGAGGTTCTGGAACTAATATGTTGATTCCATGCATCTAACGAAGAACGGGCCGGAACAAACTGGTTGGAAGATGTAGAAGCCAGATTGTGCAGGGCACACCGAAGTATCAGATGACCCTGATTTAACTGTGAGAGATCAGAGCTAAAATCATTGCATATATCAAGTAATTTCACACTGACGTCCAGGTACTCATCTAGCCATTTCTCACCCCAGTCAGATACAGGGAGCTCAAGATCTCCTATAAGAGTTTTTACATCATTGTGAATTTCACACAGCAGCTTCATTGCTAATCCCATCCATAAGAAGCTAAATACGTCATTATCCGATTTAGGAGTAAGCTTGCTCAGCTTCTGTGCCAAGGAATCCTCAAAAGTggctaaaagaaaaacaagtcTAGAAGACAATTTTGAACCCTTTGGCGATATAGCACGAAAAGGATTcccaaaatgaaagaaaggcCGGTGCGGCTCTTGCGGTTTGCTCATTATATAACACGAACTGCAAGATGTATAAAAACCAAGGATGAGCTCTCATTTGGAAACAAGTTCAAGATAACCATCCATCATGCCAAAATCACATGGAATGTCATGTACACAAATTTTAGATGCAATTGGTGCACCAAACCTTCCATGGAATTTCCAAACATGGCATATTCAATTTAGCCAATGTAGGGCAGAAGTAAAGCACTGATGAAGGAACTAGATAAACCAACTACTAACATCAGTAAACAGCCAAGTTCCCTGCTTAACAAGGAATTCTCCTTGCAAACAACAACTCAAATAGCTAGTTCTCCCCATGTAATGTTACAACTTTCAACCTTTGGAATGAAAATATGAGTCTAATGATAGAACATCCCAGAATTGAATTTATTCAAAAACccaatcaatttttttgtagCAAAAAGCTCCAGAAGTAAACAAAGGGATTTCCCAAACCAGAATACAACAACACAAGTTTCATCAAATGCTACACCTAATATCAACAAACTGCACAaggaaaacaaatcattttcCACGCATAAAATTGAGGGGAGAAAATGGTCAAACGTCAAtctaattttcaatattctgAAGCAGCAAAAAACACtatcttttccttcaaacaaaaccttaaaaaCATTCCAAGACACGCATTTCCAGAGATCAATttctaaaccaaaaaaaattgtgaaaaaagTACTGAGAAAACACCATAAAAGGGAATGTATATTTACAAGCAATTACaagtaaactaaaaaaaagtaccaaaaaaaaaataataataaataaagagaaatcAGAGTATCAAAGTTACCGATTCGTACATCTACGAAGAACAATCCGTTTAGAGcagaacaaatgaaaaaatccTTCAGAAATCGACACCAAACatctattaaaagaaaaaaaaaatcacagaGACCCTATATAGTTACATCGAGACCTAAATCTACATACAGCAAAcagaataattttgaaagcaataagatcaaatcatttcgagaagaaaatggagCGGCTCCTACCAGATTCAGAAACCTTAGCAAAGGAAATTTCCAAGAAATTATCGCAGCTAGGAAACGTTGAAATTGCGTGATGGAAATGAGGGGATGTTTCTCATAATTGATGATAAAGGCAGTGATAAAATAACAGGAGAGGTACGCAAATTGTGCGAAAGGTGGAAACGTGGACGAAATTGATTGGATATTGACGTAACACcgaaatcttttttttttttttttttttttttgaccgTCATGTGGAATTTAATTTCCTTCGCCGAATTTGTTTCGTTCGGGAATGCTCTAAAATGACTGGGAGGTTACTCACGGACAGATGACAGGACTTCTGGCACTAAACGTGGCAGATTTTGACTGGTCTGGCTGGTGGAATTAATACACTTTGACCGTAAACATCTTCCACGTTTGGACGGTGTGGATTTTACGT is part of the Cucurbita pepo subsp. pepo cultivar mu-cu-16 chromosome LG03, ASM280686v2, whole genome shotgun sequence genome and encodes:
- the LOC111790113 gene encoding probable polygalacturonase, which translates into the protein MEELYNKPIKAQVVKMAILVLILAAAMMGEVEGRKGRKHRKGRIVEGKMIEYGAISCRAHSASITDFGGVGDGETSNTKAFQAAVERLSQYAGDGGAQLYVPAGRWLTGSFNLTSHFTLFLHQDAVLLASQDLNEWSVVEPLPSYGHGRDTSGGRYISLIFGTNLTDVVITGNNGTIDGQGDRWWQLFHQGKLKYTRPYLIEIMYSSNIQISNLTLLNSPSWNVHPVYSSNLVIQGITIIAPVRSPNTDGINPDSCTNVRIEDCYIVSGDDCVAVKSGWDEYGIRFGWPTKQLVIRRLTCISPTSAVIALGSEMSGGIQDVRAEDITAINSESGVRIKTGIGRGGYVKDIYVRRMTMHTMKWAFWMTGNYGSHADKKYDPHALPVIQGINYRDIVVENATMAARLEGISGDSFTDICISNVTISMAPKAKKQPWTCTDVEGITSQVTPPPCSLLPDQGEEKITTCKFPEDTIPIEAVELRKCSYQISHV
- the LOC111790116 gene encoding protein BPS1, chloroplastic-like, giving the protein MSKPQEPHRPFFHFGNPFRAISPKGSKLSSRLVFLLATFEDSLAQKLSKLTPKSDNDVFSFLWMGLAMKLLCEIHNDVKTLIGDLELPVSDWGEKWLDEYLDVSVKLLDICNDFSSDLSQLNQGHLILRCALHNLASTSSNQFVPARSSLDAWNQHISSRTSRVENRSPIMDHLEELLDLPKVKNSPKGKVLMQVMYGVKVATLFICSVFAYAFSGSSKRLLSINVPDTYRWAQAFTELQKNVNMGIKINHSSGRFTALRDLNAVDERVKKLHSMIQENIDGGMKVEECQNLIVDLRSEAEKLTQGVDHLTKQVDEFFYIVLSGRDALLSNLRSSEIVFDQGMRGCLQGNRDGV